Proteins encoded together in one Bradyrhizobium sp. CB82 window:
- a CDS encoding DUF4337 domain-containing protein has product MSAHESMEHAEHAEHASGENKKIALLIAVLALFLAISETLGKGAQTEAISKNVEAANLWAFFQAKSIRRTVVQTAAEQGKLTLGSIADDANKAAIQKQIEDWQKTAARYRSEPETGEGTEQLAEKAKHAEHERDEATAKYHHFELASAAFQIGIVLASATIITGILALAYVGGLLTLAGIVMTVLGMWWPHLLHLHG; this is encoded by the coding sequence ATGAGCGCACACGAAAGCATGGAGCATGCGGAGCATGCCGAGCACGCATCCGGCGAGAACAAGAAGATCGCCCTTCTGATCGCGGTGCTGGCGCTGTTCCTTGCGATCTCTGAGACGCTCGGCAAAGGCGCGCAGACCGAGGCGATCAGCAAGAATGTCGAGGCCGCCAATCTCTGGGCGTTCTTCCAGGCCAAGAGCATCCGCCGCACCGTGGTGCAGACCGCGGCCGAGCAGGGCAAGCTCACGCTGGGCTCGATCGCCGACGACGCCAACAAGGCGGCCATCCAGAAGCAGATCGAAGACTGGCAGAAGACCGCGGCGCGCTATCGGTCCGAGCCGGAAACCGGCGAGGGCACCGAGCAGCTTGCCGAGAAGGCCAAGCACGCCGAGCACGAGCGCGACGAGGCGACCGCAAAATACCATCACTTCGAGCTGGCCTCGGCCGCCTTCCAGATCGGCATCGTGCTGGCCTCCGCCACCATCATCACGGGCATTCTGGCGCTCGCCTATGTCGGCGGCCTGCTGACGCTGGCCGGCATCGTGATGACCGTGCTCGGCATGTGGTGGCCGCATCTGCTGCATCTGCACGGATAG
- a CDS encoding septal ring lytic transglycosylase RlpA family protein — MLSSKMPGFATRPRAAIALVAATLVIGGTATEASAKSRHHHYRHHHRQHEANTSDTSNAGSWMNASASVAPSSGSSHSFSGMASYYGNESGSRTASGQRFNQNAMTAAHRSLPFGTKVRVTHGGQSVIVTINDRGPFVRGRVLDLSTGAARAIGLTGAGVGRVTAEVVS, encoded by the coding sequence ATGTTGTCATCGAAGATGCCGGGGTTCGCAACCCGGCCGCGCGCCGCGATCGCTTTGGTCGCGGCAACTCTCGTCATCGGTGGAACTGCCACCGAAGCATCCGCCAAATCCCGGCATCACCATTACCGGCACCACCACCGCCAGCACGAGGCCAATACCAGCGACACGTCCAATGCGGGCTCCTGGATGAATGCCAGCGCCTCCGTGGCGCCCTCCTCGGGTTCCAGCCACAGCTTCTCGGGCATGGCCTCCTATTACGGCAATGAGTCCGGCAGTCGCACCGCGTCGGGCCAGCGCTTCAACCAGAACGCCATGACCGCAGCGCACCGTTCGCTGCCATTCGGCACCAAGGTTCGTGTCACCCATGGCGGCCAGAGCGTGATCGTCACCATCAATGACCGCGGCCCGTTCGTTCGCGGCCGTGTCCTCGACCTCTCTACCGGCGCTGCTCGCGCCATCGGCCTGACCGGCGCCGGCGTCGGCCGCGTCACCGCAGAGGTCGTCTCCTGA
- a CDS encoding 2-oxoglutarate dehydrogenase E1 component: MSRQDANAAFALSSFLQGTNATYIDEIYARYEEDPSSVDAEWQEFFRSLKDQPADVRKNAEGPSWARDNWPVAPQDELTSALDGNWAQVEKAVGSKIAAKAQAKGADLSSADVLQATRDSVRALMLIRAYRMRGHFHAKLDPLGIEAPRNREELDPRTYGFSEADFDRKIFLDHVLGLEYGSLREIVAICERTYCQTLGVEFMHISNAAQKAWIQERIEGPDKEISFTREGRRAILMKLIETEGFEKFCDIKFTGTKRFGLDGGESLIPALEQIIKRGGNLGVKEIVLGMPHRGRLNVLTQVMAKSHRALFHEFKGGSANPEDVEGSGDVKYHLGASSDREFDGNRIHLSLTANPSHLEIVDPVVLGKVRAKQDQHGDPPDQRISVLPLLMHGDAAFAGQGVVAECFSLSDLKGYRTGGSLHFIVNNQIGFTTYPRYSRSSPYPSDVAKMIDAPIFHVNGDDPEAVVFAAKVAIEFRQKFHKPVVIDMFCYRRYGHNEGDEPAFTQPVMYKQIASHPSTLSIYAKRLVAEGVITEGEVEKAKADWRARLDAEFEAGTSYKPNKADWLDGKWAGFKLADQEEDARRGVTGVDLPILKEIGRKITKVPDGFRVHRTIQRFLENRAKAIDNGVGIDWATGEALAFCSLLQEGHHVRLSGQDSERGTFSQRHSVLIDQEDESRYTPFNHLGGEQGHYEVINSLLSEEAVLAFEYGFSLAEPNALAMWEAQFGDFANGAQVVFDQFISSGERKWLRMSGLVCMLPHGYEGQGPEHSSARLERYLQMCAEDNMQVVYPTTPANYFHVLRRQLHREIRKPLVLMTPKSLLRHKRAVSRLDELAKGTTFHRILYDDAQMLPTEAFKLVPDEKIRRIVLCSGKVYYDLYEEREKRGIDDIYLMRIEQLYPVPLKALVAELSRFKKAEVIWCQEEPRNMGAWHFIEPYLEWVLNQVNGVSRRPRYVGRAASAATATGLMSKHLAQLKAFLDEALS, from the coding sequence ACGCCGAGTGGCAGGAGTTCTTCCGGAGCCTGAAGGACCAGCCAGCCGACGTTCGCAAGAACGCGGAGGGGCCGTCCTGGGCCCGGGACAACTGGCCGGTCGCCCCCCAGGACGAGCTGACCTCGGCGCTCGACGGCAACTGGGCCCAGGTCGAGAAAGCGGTCGGCAGCAAGATCGCCGCGAAGGCGCAGGCCAAGGGGGCTGATCTGTCCTCCGCGGACGTGCTCCAGGCCACCCGCGATTCGGTGCGCGCCCTGATGCTGATCCGCGCCTACCGCATGCGCGGGCATTTCCACGCCAAGCTCGATCCGCTCGGCATCGAGGCGCCCCGCAACCGCGAGGAGCTCGACCCGCGCACCTACGGCTTCAGCGAGGCCGACTTCGACCGCAAGATCTTCCTCGATCACGTGCTGGGCCTCGAATACGGCTCGCTCCGCGAGATCGTCGCGATCTGCGAGCGCACCTACTGCCAGACGCTCGGCGTCGAGTTCATGCATATCAGCAACGCGGCGCAGAAGGCCTGGATCCAGGAACGCATCGAAGGTCCGGACAAGGAGATCTCGTTCACTCGTGAAGGTCGCCGTGCGATCCTGATGAAGCTGATCGAAACCGAAGGCTTTGAAAAGTTCTGCGACATCAAGTTCACCGGTACCAAGCGCTTCGGCCTCGACGGCGGCGAGTCGCTGATCCCCGCACTCGAGCAGATCATCAAGCGCGGCGGCAATCTCGGCGTGAAGGAAATCGTGCTGGGCATGCCGCATCGCGGCCGCCTCAACGTGCTGACGCAGGTGATGGCCAAGTCGCACCGCGCCCTGTTCCATGAGTTCAAGGGCGGCTCGGCGAATCCGGAGGACGTCGAAGGCTCCGGTGACGTCAAGTATCATCTTGGAGCGTCCTCGGACCGCGAGTTCGACGGCAACCGCATCCATCTGTCGCTGACTGCCAACCCCTCGCATCTCGAGATCGTCGACCCCGTCGTGCTCGGCAAGGTGCGCGCCAAGCAGGATCAGCATGGCGATCCGCCGGACCAGCGCATCTCGGTGCTGCCGCTGCTGATGCATGGCGACGCGGCATTTGCCGGCCAGGGCGTGGTTGCCGAGTGTTTCAGCCTGTCCGACCTGAAGGGCTACCGCACCGGCGGCTCGCTGCATTTCATCGTCAACAACCAGATCGGCTTCACCACCTATCCGCGTTATTCCCGTTCTTCGCCTTACCCGTCCGACGTGGCGAAGATGATCGATGCGCCGATCTTCCACGTCAACGGCGACGATCCGGAAGCCGTGGTGTTCGCAGCCAAGGTCGCAATCGAGTTCCGGCAGAAATTCCACAAGCCGGTCGTCATCGACATGTTCTGCTATCGCCGGTATGGCCATAACGAGGGCGACGAGCCGGCTTTCACCCAGCCGGTCATGTACAAGCAGATCGCCTCGCATCCATCGACGCTCTCGATTTATGCGAAGCGGCTGGTTGCCGAGGGCGTCATCACGGAAGGCGAGGTCGAGAAGGCCAAGGCCGATTGGCGCGCGCGGCTGGATGCCGAGTTCGAGGCCGGCACCAGCTACAAGCCGAACAAGGCCGACTGGCTCGACGGCAAGTGGGCCGGCTTCAAGCTTGCCGACCAGGAAGAGGATGCGCGGCGCGGCGTCACCGGCGTCGATCTGCCGATCCTCAAGGAGATCGGCCGCAAGATCACCAAGGTGCCGGATGGTTTCCGCGTTCACCGCACCATCCAACGCTTCCTGGAGAACCGCGCCAAGGCGATCGATAACGGCGTCGGCATCGACTGGGCGACCGGCGAAGCGCTGGCGTTCTGCTCGCTGCTGCAGGAAGGTCATCATGTGCGGCTGTCGGGCCAGGACTCCGAGCGCGGCACGTTCTCGCAGCGCCATTCCGTGCTGATCGACCAGGAAGACGAGAGCCGCTACACGCCGTTCAACCATCTCGGCGGCGAGCAGGGCCACTACGAGGTCATCAATTCGCTGCTCTCCGAAGAAGCGGTGCTCGCCTTCGAATACGGCTTTTCACTGGCTGAGCCCAATGCGCTGGCGATGTGGGAAGCGCAGTTCGGTGATTTCGCCAACGGTGCGCAGGTCGTGTTCGACCAGTTCATCTCCTCGGGCGAGCGCAAATGGCTGCGCATGTCGGGTCTCGTCTGCATGCTGCCGCATGGCTATGAGGGGCAAGGGCCGGAGCACTCCTCGGCGCGCCTCGAGCGCTACTTGCAGATGTGCGCCGAAGACAACATGCAGGTGGTCTATCCGACGACGCCGGCAAACTACTTCCACGTGCTGCGCCGCCAGCTTCATCGCGAGATCCGCAAGCCCCTGGTCCTGATGACGCCGAAGTCGCTGCTCCGCCACAAGCGCGCGGTGTCGCGGCTCGACGAGCTCGCCAAGGGCACGACGTTCCACCGCATCCTGTATGATGACGCCCAGATGCTGCCGACCGAGGCCTTCAAGCTCGTTCCGGACGAGAAGATCCGTCGTATCGTGCTCTGCTCGGGCAAGGTGTATTACGACCTCTACGAGGAGCGCGAGAAGCGCGGCATCGACGACATCTACCTGATGCGTATCGAACAGCTCTATCCGGTGCCGCTGAAGGCGCTGGTCGCCGAGCTCTCGCGCTTCAAGAAGGCCGAGGTGATCTGGTGCCAGGAAGAGCCACGCAACATGGGTGCGTGGCACTTCATCGAGCCCTATCTCGAATGGGTGCTCAACCAGGTGAACGGCGTGAGCCGGCGTCCGCGCTATGTCGGCCGCGCCGCATCCGCCGCGACCGCGACCGGCTTGATGTCGAAGCATCTGGCGCAGTTGAAGGCATTCCTGGACGAAGCTTTGAGCTGA
- the odhB gene encoding 2-oxoglutarate dehydrogenase complex dihydrolipoyllysine-residue succinyltransferase, whose amino-acid sequence MTEIRVPTLGESVTEATIGRWFKKAGDPVAVDEPLVELETDKVTIEVPAPSAGTLSEIIAADGATVAVGALLGQITDGAGAAKPTAAAARPAAAAPAAAPAPAAPKAPAADAPLAPSVRKLSAETGIDASTVPGSGKDGRVTKGDMLAAIERAAAAPTPVNQPAAAVQVRAPSPADDAAREERVKMTRLRQTIARRLKDVQNTAAMLTTFNEVDMTNVMALRAHYKDVFEKKHSSKLGFMGFFTKAVVQALKDIPAVNAEIDGTDLIYKNYYHIGVAVGTDKGLVVPVVRDCDQKSIADIEKGIADFGRRARDGQLKIEEMQGGTFTITNGGIYGSLMSTPILNAPQSGILGMHKIQERPMVVGGKIEVRPMMYLALSYDHRVIDGKEAVTFLVRVKESLEDPARLVLDL is encoded by the coding sequence ATGACTGAAATTCGTGTGCCGACACTCGGCGAATCCGTCACCGAGGCTACCATCGGCCGCTGGTTCAAGAAGGCCGGCGATCCTGTCGCCGTCGACGAGCCGTTGGTGGAGCTCGAGACCGACAAGGTCACCATCGAAGTGCCGGCGCCCTCGGCCGGCACGCTCAGCGAGATCATCGCCGCTGACGGTGCGACGGTCGCGGTGGGCGCGCTGCTCGGACAGATCACCGATGGCGCCGGCGCCGCCAAGCCGACGGCTGCTGCCGCCAGGCCGGCCGCCGCCGCTCCCGCTGCTGCGCCCGCGCCCGCAGCGCCCAAGGCGCCTGCGGCCGATGCGCCGCTCGCCCCGTCGGTGCGGAAGCTTTCGGCCGAGACCGGCATCGACGCCTCGACCGTGCCCGGCTCCGGCAAGGACGGCCGCGTCACCAAGGGCGACATGCTCGCCGCGATCGAGCGCGCCGCCGCGGCGCCGACCCCGGTCAACCAGCCGGCCGCGGCGGTGCAGGTGCGCGCCCCGTCGCCGGCGGATGACGCCGCGCGCGAGGAGCGCGTCAAGATGACCCGCCTGCGCCAGACCATCGCGCGGCGGCTGAAGGACGTGCAGAACACGGCTGCGATGCTGACGACCTTCAACGAGGTCGACATGACCAACGTCATGGCGCTGCGCGCGCACTACAAGGACGTGTTCGAGAAGAAGCACAGCTCCAAGCTCGGCTTCATGGGCTTCTTCACCAAGGCGGTCGTGCAGGCGCTGAAGGACATCCCGGCGGTGAACGCCGAGATCGACGGCACCGACCTGATCTACAAGAACTACTATCACATCGGCGTCGCCGTCGGCACCGACAAGGGGCTTGTCGTGCCCGTGGTCCGCGACTGCGATCAGAAGTCGATCGCCGACATCGAGAAGGGCATCGCCGATTTCGGCCGCCGCGCGCGCGACGGCCAGCTCAAGATCGAGGAGATGCAGGGCGGCACCTTCACCATCACCAATGGCGGCATCTATGGCTCGCTGATGTCGACGCCGATCCTGAACGCACCGCAGTCCGGCATCCTCGGCATGCACAAGATCCAGGAACGGCCGATGGTCGTCGGCGGCAAGATCGAGGTCCGCCCGATGATGTATCTGGCGCTGTCCTATGATCACCGCGTGATCGACGGCAAGGAAGCCGTGACCTTCCTGGTCCGCGTCAAGGAGAGCCTGGAAGATCCGGCGCGGCTGGTTCTCGATCTCTGA
- a CDS encoding tyrosine recombinase XerC codes for MSKAAAPQIELASADDSIAQEMMRWLSHLGAERRLSPKTLEAYARDLRQCLDFLCAHWGEPVTLKRFAALEASDIRAFMAMRRADDVAGRSLMRALAGLRSFGRFLEREGKGKVGALSAIRAPKVAKSLPKPLPMASAKRLTDADERAGEERETWILVRDAAVMALLYGSGLRISEALGLKRRDVPRPGEGDVLVVTGKGNKTRMVPVLQNVLALVAEYVAMCPHPLVPEGPIFVGARGGALSPRIIQLAMERLRGALGLPDSATPHALRHSFATHLLSRGGDLRAIQELLGHSSLSTTQVYTDIDSERLLEVYASAHPRR; via the coding sequence ATGAGCAAAGCGGCTGCCCCACAAATCGAGCTCGCCAGCGCCGACGACAGCATCGCGCAGGAGATGATGCGCTGGCTGTCGCACCTCGGCGCCGAGCGGCGGCTGTCGCCGAAGACGCTGGAGGCCTATGCGCGCGACCTCAGGCAGTGCCTGGATTTCCTTTGCGCGCATTGGGGCGAGCCCGTGACGCTGAAGCGCTTCGCCGCATTGGAGGCCAGCGACATCAGAGCCTTCATGGCGATGCGCCGCGCCGACGACGTCGCCGGCCGCTCCTTGATGCGCGCGCTTGCCGGCCTGCGCTCGTTCGGCCGCTTCCTGGAGCGCGAGGGCAAGGGTAAAGTCGGCGCGCTCTCGGCGATCCGCGCGCCAAAGGTGGCCAAGAGCCTGCCGAAGCCGCTGCCGATGGCATCCGCCAAACGCCTCACTGATGCCGACGAACGCGCCGGCGAAGAGCGCGAGACCTGGATTCTCGTTCGCGACGCCGCCGTGATGGCCCTGCTCTACGGCTCGGGCCTGCGGATCTCGGAAGCTTTGGGACTAAAGCGGCGCGACGTGCCACGCCCCGGTGAAGGCGACGTGCTCGTCGTCACCGGCAAGGGCAACAAGACGCGCATGGTGCCGGTGCTGCAAAACGTGCTGGCGCTGGTCGCCGAATATGTCGCGATGTGCCCGCATCCGCTTGTACCCGAAGGGCCGATCTTCGTCGGCGCGCGCGGCGGCGCCTTGAGCCCGCGCATCATCCAGCTCGCGATGGAGCGGCTGCGCGGCGCACTGGGACTACCCGACAGCGCCACGCCGCATGCACTCCGGCATTCCTTTGCCACGCATCTATTGTCGCGCGGCGGCGACTTGCGCGCGATCCAGGAATTGCTCGGCCATTCCTCGCTGTCGACCACGCAGGTCTACACCGACATCGATTCCGAGCGGCTGCTCGAAGTCTACGCCAGCGCGCATCCGCGGCGGTGA
- a CDS encoding primosomal protein N' encodes MDHSPRSNAVSANATRMVDVLVPVALDQTYSYRVPRGMELKAGDLVGVPLGPREVLAVVWAENANPDPRLHNRLKDVSEKLDVPPLKSELRALVNWVANYTLGPRGMVLRMCLRMGENLGPERMRAGVRLVGDPPRRLTPARRRVIEVLSDRLLHGKSDVVKEAGVSAGVIDGLVDEGTLTVEPLPPPPPPPAPDPAYGQPEFSHLQRAAVDAMRALAANGTFHVALLDGVTGSGKTEVYFEAVAETIRRGKQSLILMPEIALTGQFLDRFARRFGVRPLEWHSELTPRTRARNWAAISEGSAPVVVGARSALFLPYANLGLVVVDEEHDQAYKQDDGVHYHARDMAVVRAHIAKIPIVLASATPSVESEVNARKGRYQRIALPSRFGGQHMPHIEAIDLRREQPARGRFISPRLASEIRTAIERREQALLFLNRRGYAPLTLCRACGHRFACTICDAWLVDHRFRQRLVCHHCGFSMPRPNVCPHCAAEESLVAVGPGVERLQEEAAALFPQARAMVLSSDLITSIETMRSELNEIAEGRVDIIIGTQLVAKGHNFPRLNLVGVVDADLGLSNGDPRAAERTWQLLNQVIGRAGREQGRGVGYLQTHQPEHPVMKALIACDREAFYNSEIELRERTLYPPFGRLAGLVISAGDRPSAEGFARRLVAVAPRDERVKVLGPAEAPLAVIKGRYRFRILVKSARGFDLSDYLRNWLAVCPKPTGNQKLEVDVDPQSFL; translated from the coding sequence ATGGATCATTCGCCGCGCAGCAACGCCGTTTCCGCCAACGCGACCCGCATGGTCGACGTGCTGGTGCCGGTCGCGCTCGACCAGACCTATTCCTACCGCGTGCCGCGCGGCATGGAGTTGAAGGCGGGCGATCTCGTCGGCGTGCCGCTCGGCCCGCGCGAGGTGCTGGCGGTGGTGTGGGCGGAGAACGCCAATCCGGATCCGCGCCTGCACAACCGTCTGAAGGACGTCAGCGAAAAGCTCGACGTCCCGCCGCTCAAGAGCGAGCTGCGCGCGCTGGTCAACTGGGTTGCCAACTACACGCTCGGTCCGCGCGGCATGGTTTTGCGCATGTGCCTGCGCATGGGCGAAAATCTCGGGCCCGAGCGGATGCGCGCCGGCGTCCGGCTGGTCGGCGATCCGCCAAGGCGGCTGACGCCGGCGCGGCGGCGCGTGATCGAGGTACTCTCGGATCGTCTGCTGCACGGCAAGTCCGATGTCGTGAAGGAGGCCGGCGTCTCGGCCGGGGTGATCGACGGCCTCGTCGATGAAGGCACCCTGACGGTCGAGCCGTTGCCGCCGCCGCCGCCACCACCGGCGCCCGACCCCGCCTACGGCCAGCCGGAATTCAGTCATCTCCAGCGCGCGGCGGTCGATGCGATGCGCGCGCTTGCGGCCAACGGCACCTTCCATGTCGCGCTGCTGGACGGCGTCACCGGCTCGGGCAAGACCGAGGTCTATTTCGAGGCGGTCGCCGAGACCATCCGCCGTGGCAAGCAGTCGTTGATCCTGATGCCCGAGATCGCACTCACCGGCCAGTTCCTCGATCGCTTCGCACGCCGTTTCGGCGTGCGCCCGCTGGAATGGCATTCGGAGCTCACCCCGCGCACCCGCGCGCGCAACTGGGCGGCGATCTCGGAAGGCAGCGCGCCGGTCGTGGTCGGCGCGCGCTCGGCGCTGTTTCTTCCCTACGCCAATCTCGGCCTCGTCGTCGTCGACGAAGAGCACGACCAGGCCTATAAGCAGGACGACGGCGTGCATTATCACGCCCGCGACATGGCGGTGGTGCGGGCGCATATCGCAAAAATTCCGATCGTGCTGGCGTCTGCGACGCCGTCGGTCGAGTCCGAGGTCAATGCGCGCAAGGGACGCTATCAGCGCATCGCGCTGCCCTCGCGCTTCGGCGGCCAGCACATGCCGCATATCGAGGCGATCGACCTGCGCCGTGAGCAGCCGGCGCGCGGCCGCTTCATCTCGCCGCGACTTGCCAGCGAGATCCGGACCGCGATCGAGCGGCGCGAGCAGGCGCTGTTGTTCCTCAATCGTCGCGGCTACGCGCCGCTGACGCTGTGCCGCGCCTGCGGCCATCGCTTCGCCTGCACCATTTGCGATGCCTGGCTGGTCGATCACAGATTCCGCCAGCGGCTGGTCTGCCATCACTGCGGCTTCTCGATGCCGCGGCCGAACGTCTGCCCGCATTGCGCGGCCGAAGAATCTCTGGTCGCGGTCGGGCCCGGCGTCGAGCGCTTGCAGGAGGAGGCGGCGGCGCTGTTCCCGCAAGCCCGCGCCATGGTGCTGTCGAGCGATCTCATTACCTCGATCGAGACGATGCGCTCGGAGCTGAATGAAATTGCCGAGGGCCGCGTCGATATCATCATCGGAACCCAGCTCGTCGCCAAGGGCCACAATTTTCCGCGGCTCAATTTGGTCGGTGTGGTCGATGCGGATCTCGGCCTCAGCAACGGCGATCCGCGCGCCGCCGAGCGCACTTGGCAGCTGCTCAACCAGGTGATCGGCCGTGCCGGCCGCGAGCAGGGTCGCGGTGTCGGCTATCTCCAGACCCATCAGCCCGAGCATCCCGTGATGAAGGCGCTGATCGCCTGCGATCGCGAGGCGTTCTACAACAGCGAGATCGAGCTGCGCGAGCGCACGCTCTATCCGCCGTTCGGGCGGCTCGCGGGCCTGGTCATTTCCGCCGGCGATCGCCCGAGTGCGGAGGGATTTGCGCGCCGCCTCGTAGCGGTCGCGCCGCGCGACGAGCGCGTGAAGGTACTGGGCCCTGCCGAGGCGCCGCTCGCCGTGATCAAGGGCCGCTATCGCTTCCGTATCCTGGTGAAATCAGCGCGCGGCTTCGATCTCTCGGATTACTTGCGCAACTGGCTCGCGGTGTGCCCGAAGCCGACAGGCAATCAGAAGCTGGAAGTCGACGTCGACCCGCAGAGCTTTTTGTAG
- the lpdA gene encoding dihydrolipoyl dehydrogenase: MATYDLVVIGTGPGGYVCAVRASQLGMKVAVVEKNATLGGTCLNVGCMPSKALLHASEMFEEAGHSFAKMGVSVPAPKLDLPAMMNFKQQGIDGNVKGVEFLMKKNKIDVLMGSGKILGTGKVEVSADGKSQVIETKNIVIATGSDIARLNGIEIDEKRIVSSTGALSLEKVPGKLLIIGAGVIGLELGSVWHRLGAEVMVVEFLDRILPGMDGEIARQFQRILEKQGFAFKLGSKVTGVEANGKALLAKVEPAAGGAAETIEADVVLVCIGRVPYTDGLGLKEAGVALDNRGRVQIDAHFATTLRGVYAIGDVVAGPMLAHKAEDEGVAVAEILAGQAGHVNYDVIPGVVYTTPEVSSVGKTEEELKQAGAAYTVGKFPFTANGRSKVNQTTDGFVKILADAKTDRVLGVHIVGREAGEMIHEACVLMEFGGSAEDLARTCHAHPTRSEAIKEAALAVGKRAIHM, encoded by the coding sequence ATGGCTACCTACGATCTCGTCGTCATCGGCACCGGACCGGGCGGTTATGTCTGCGCGGTGCGCGCAAGCCAGCTCGGCATGAAAGTCGCCGTGGTGGAAAAGAATGCCACGCTCGGCGGCACCTGCCTCAATGTCGGCTGCATGCCGTCGAAGGCGCTGCTGCACGCCTCCGAGATGTTCGAGGAAGCCGGGCATTCGTTTGCCAAGATGGGTGTCTCGGTCCCGGCGCCGAAGCTCGATCTGCCCGCGATGATGAACTTCAAGCAGCAGGGCATCGACGGTAACGTCAAGGGCGTCGAATTCCTGATGAAGAAGAACAAGATCGACGTGCTCATGGGCAGCGGCAAGATCCTGGGCACCGGCAAGGTCGAGGTCTCCGCCGACGGCAAATCGCAAGTCATCGAGACCAAGAACATCGTGATCGCCACCGGCTCGGATATCGCACGGCTGAACGGCATCGAGATCGACGAGAAGCGCATCGTGTCGTCGACCGGCGCTCTGTCGCTGGAGAAGGTGCCGGGCAAGCTGCTGATCATCGGCGCGGGCGTGATCGGGCTCGAGCTCGGCTCGGTCTGGCACCGCCTCGGGGCCGAAGTCATGGTCGTCGAATTCCTCGATCGCATCCTGCCTGGCATGGACGGCGAGATCGCACGGCAATTCCAGCGCATTCTTGAAAAGCAGGGATTTGCATTCAAGCTCGGCTCCAAGGTCACGGGCGTCGAAGCAAACGGCAAGGCGCTGCTTGCGAAGGTAGAGCCGGCCGCCGGCGGCGCCGCCGAGACCATCGAAGCCGATGTCGTGCTGGTCTGCATCGGTCGCGTGCCCTACACCGACGGTCTGGGGCTGAAGGAGGCCGGCGTTGCGCTGGACAACCGCGGCCGCGTCCAGATCGATGCCCACTTCGCGACCACCCTGAGGGGCGTCTATGCCATCGGCGATGTCGTCGCCGGCCCCATGCTCGCGCACAAGGCGGAAGACGAGGGCGTTGCGGTTGCAGAAATTCTCGCCGGTCAGGCCGGCCACGTGAACTACGACGTGATCCCAGGTGTGGTGTATACCACGCCGGAAGTGTCTTCCGTCGGCAAGACCGAGGAAGAGTTGAAGCAGGCGGGTGCGGCCTACACCGTCGGGAAGTTTCCCTTTACCGCCAACGGCCGCTCCAAGGTCAACCAGACCACCGACGGTTTCGTGAAGATTCTCGCAGACGCGAAGACCGATCGTGTGCTTGGCGTGCACATTGTCGGTCGTGAAGCCGGCGAAATGATCCACGAAGCGTGTGTGCTGATGGAGTTTGGGGGCAGCGCGGAAGATCTCGCCCGCACCTGCCATGCGCATCCGACCCGCTCCGAGGCCATCAAGGAAGCCGCGCTTGCGGTCGGCAAGCGGGCCATCCATATGTAG
- a CDS encoding SDR family oxidoreductase, with protein sequence MTDKVAIITGGSRGIGRATAIAAAARGFRVVVGYASNKKAADEVVARIEAMNGKAIAVKCDVAEEKDILALFKAADQFGTLGALVNNGGIVGKSGVRVDEMSAERIQRVMAVNVTGSILCAREAVKRMSTKHGGKGGVIVNLSSVAAKLGSPNTYVDYAASKGAIDSFTVGLGYEVAGEGIRVAAIRPGLIDTEIHAAGGEPDRAHRLAHMVPMKRVGTAEEIANAIVWLMSDDASYVTSAILDVSGGR encoded by the coding sequence GTGACGGACAAGGTTGCGATCATCACCGGCGGTAGCCGTGGCATTGGGCGGGCGACGGCGATTGCGGCGGCCGCGCGCGGCTTCCGCGTCGTTGTGGGCTATGCCAGCAACAAGAAGGCCGCCGACGAGGTCGTCGCCCGGATCGAGGCCATGAACGGCAAGGCGATCGCGGTGAAGTGCGACGTCGCCGAGGAGAAGGACATCCTCGCGCTGTTCAAGGCCGCCGACCAGTTCGGCACGCTCGGCGCGCTCGTCAACAATGGCGGCATCGTCGGCAAGAGCGGCGTGCGCGTCGACGAGATGTCGGCCGAGCGCATCCAGCGCGTGATGGCGGTCAACGTCACCGGCTCCATCCTCTGCGCGCGCGAGGCGGTGAAGCGGATGTCGACCAAGCATGGCGGCAAGGGCGGCGTGATCGTCAACCTGTCGTCGGTCGCCGCCAAGCTCGGCTCGCCCAACACCTATGTCGACTATGCCGCCTCCAAGGGCGCGATCGATTCCTTCACCGTCGGCCTCGGCTATGAGGTCGCCGGCGAAGGCATCCGCGTCGCCGCGATCCGTCCCGGCCTGATCGACACCGAAATCCACGCCGCCGGCGGCGAGCCCGACCGCGCCCATCGTCTGGCCCATATGGTGCCGATGAAGCGCGTCGGCACGGCGGAGGAAATCGCCAATGCCATCGTCTGGCTGATGTCCGACGATGCCTCCTACGTGACCTCGGCCATTCTCGATGTGTCCGGCGGACGCTGA